The following are encoded together in the Pedobacter sp. D749 genome:
- a CDS encoding chemotaxis protein CheB, translated as MAETIGSTTCSALIIGGSAGSLDVLLEIFPALRNDIRFPIILVVHRKASNESLLTDLLKSRTTLAVGEAEEKEFLIPGKVFIAPADYHMLIEEDRSISLDYSEKINYSRPSIDVTFQSAAEVFKEKLVCILLSGSNADGVEGLKSVNNYGGSVVIQNPNSAIMPYMPQQAVINVKPHVILDSHDMADYINKLND; from the coding sequence ATGGCGGAAACTATAGGTTCTACCACTTGCAGTGCATTAATTATTGGCGGTTCGGCCGGTAGTTTAGATGTTTTGCTCGAAATTTTTCCGGCCTTACGCAACGATATTCGTTTTCCTATTATATTAGTGGTTCACCGTAAGGCAAGTAACGAATCTCTGTTAACCGATTTATTAAAATCGCGGACAACATTGGCCGTTGGTGAGGCAGAGGAGAAGGAATTTTTAATACCGGGCAAAGTTTTTATAGCACCTGCAGACTACCATATGCTGATAGAGGAAGACCGAAGTATTTCTTTAGATTACTCTGAAAAAATAAACTATTCCCGACCATCAATTGACGTTACCTTTCAATCAGCAGCTGAGGTTTTTAAAGAAAAACTAGTCTGTATTTTACTTTCAGGATCTAATGCTGATGGGGTAGAGGGGTTAAAAAGTGTAAACAATTATGGTGGTAGCGTAGTTATACAGAATCCAAATTCGGCCATAATGCCGTATATGCCACAACAGGCGGTTATTAATGTTAAGCCGCATGTAATATTGGATAGCCACGATATGGCTGATTATATAAATAAATTAAATGATTAA
- a CDS encoding protein-glutamate O-methyltransferase CheR: MISDAIDNEQVEILLNDVLENHGYDFLEYSHASIKRRIIRLYGMDNFVSFAEFRYTVKTDKQYFKRFLEEITVNVTEMFRDPSFYKSLRNDVLPVLGTYPFIRIWVAGCSTGEEAYSLAIVLKELNLLHKSLIYATDINPSVLEKAKKGMFPLTYLKQYSENYLQSGGLKDFSTYYTANYSLAKFDESLNRKMIFSTHNLASDHSFNEFQLILCRNVLIYFDKELQHKVFNLFDGSIEKLGYLALGSKESLEFWPKAKEYKRVKMEKIWRKL, translated from the coding sequence GTGATCAGTGACGCGATAGATAATGAGCAGGTAGAAATCCTATTGAATGATGTTTTAGAAAATCACGGTTATGATTTTCTGGAATACTCCCATGCATCGATAAAAAGAAGGATTATACGCCTTTATGGAATGGATAATTTTGTGAGTTTCGCCGAATTTCGTTATACGGTTAAAACAGATAAGCAATACTTCAAGCGTTTTTTAGAGGAAATTACGGTTAATGTTACCGAAATGTTCCGCGATCCTTCCTTTTATAAGTCTTTACGGAATGATGTACTTCCGGTACTCGGCACCTATCCTTTTATCCGGATTTGGGTGGCTGGCTGCTCTACCGGAGAAGAAGCTTATTCGCTTGCCATTGTTTTAAAAGAACTTAATTTGCTTCATAAATCACTTATTTATGCTACTGATATTAATCCATCGGTTTTAGAAAAAGCAAAAAAAGGCATGTTTCCATTAACATATTTAAAGCAGTATTCCGAAAACTATTTGCAATCAGGAGGCTTAAAAGATTTTTCTACTTATTATACCGCGAACTACTCTTTGGCTAAATTTGATGAAAGTTTAAATCGGAAGATGATCTTTTCTACCCATAACCTGGCTTCTGATCATTCTTTTAATGAGTTTCAGTTAATTTTATGTAGAAACGTTTTAATTTATTTCGATAAAGAATTGCAACATAAAGTATTTAACCTATTTGATGGTAGTATAGAAAAATTGGGTTATCTTGCTCTGGGCAGCAAAGAAAGTTTGGAGTTTTGGCCGAAAGCCAAAGAATACAAAAGGGTTAAAATGGAGAAAATATGGCGGAAACTATAG
- a CDS encoding two-component system response regulator, which produces MPQKLILIIDDDNRNIFALKAVLKAKGFDCLSAISAKDGFSILEKHDNVSIVLMDMMMPDMDGYQAIAVMKKSAKMQNIPVLAVTAQAMVGDKERCLNAGASGYVSKPINVDELLMQIENFTK; this is translated from the coding sequence ATGCCTCAAAAATTAATTCTCATAATTGATGATGATAACCGAAACATTTTTGCTTTAAAAGCTGTTTTAAAGGCCAAAGGTTTTGATTGTTTATCTGCTATAAGTGCCAAAGATGGCTTTTCCATTTTAGAAAAGCATGATAATGTTTCAATTGTTTTAATGGATATGATGATGCCGGATATGGATGGTTATCAGGCTATTGCTGTAATGAAGAAATCGGCTAAAATGCAGAATATCCCTGTCTTAGCCGTAACCGCCCAGGCCATGGTAGGCGATAAGGAGCGTTGCTTAAACGCAGGTGCTTCGGGCTATGTTTCAAAACCAATAAATGTTGACGAGTTACTAATGCAAATAGAAAATTTTACTAAATAG